The sequence GTTTTTCGATTAGCTGTCGGAGGAGTTGAGAGCCTATCAGGCACCAAAGGGGTCTGTGAGCAATAAACAGTAaaggaacaaaaaaacaaaaacaaacaaaaaaaaagttcaaaCTTGGAGGAGGGAGATCGAGACAAGAGGGAAAGTAAGAAATGCAGAAGGGGTTGTGTTaggggaaagggagaaggaCTGTGCTCAAAACAAAAAGATCCTCAAAGGGCCCGCTCAGCTCTGAGGGGGATACCTTGCTGCGGGGGTCTGTAAGGTGGCATGGGCCTCTGGCCCATGACATGGTTCCCCTGGGTGACCTGGCCCATCATACCCATGGGGTTCTGTTGGCCTTGGTAGTGCTGGCCGGCGCCACCAGGGGGCATATTGTACTGCTGTGAGGGAGGCTGCTGGTGCATCATGGGACCTGCGAgggagcaacaacaacaacaacaaccctttTCAACACGGCACACTCATCACACGCGTCGAATAAATGAACAAAAGCGTGCGTTGTGAACGTGAGAACTCttttgtatatacacacactcagagccaCGCGTCGAAAGCGCCGCAGGGTGGCTACCTTGGTTGGGCTGCATGTTCATGTTGGGCCGGGGGCCGTAGTTGCCCATAGGCTGGCCCTGAGTCATGTTCATCTGGCTCTGGGCCGGCATGCCCTGGGAGGAGGGGACGGCGTGGTTGTAGCCGCCCATGGTTCCGTGGCTGCTGGGGGGCATGTTCATGGACCCGGCGGGCATGTTGGGCGGCTGGTTGGGGCCGGGTCCGGGTCCTTGCATGGGCATATGGTTAGGTCCTGGGAATTCAGACATCAATGCTCAACTCAGAAAATTTGAAAAGAGTGACATGGTAATCAGACGAGGGGCGTCCGCTGGTGTGACAGTGACAGGATTAAGCCAATTTCCCTAACCTTCCCAAACGTCATGACTGGGATTAATACAGTAACGCTTATCTTGCACTTCCAGTTAAGTGCTTTTTCCCTACCGAATTCCACACTTTATATCTGATATAAATAATCTGGAATAATATAAGTAATAAACTTCAAAAAGAGGGATGAAAGACGAAAACGGAAGAGAGAGCAGGTGCTACGGTCCAAAAAAAGGATATCGGCATTCAAGACCGCCGGAGCTGGCAAACGGGTGACGTCACCCTTCAGAGGAACGACCTACCTCGCAGTTCTGTGGTGTTGCTAGGCAACCAAACCGATTCGAATCGCGGGagacaagagaaagagaaacacggGAGGAACGGGAAAGAGAGAAGGTACGAGTGCGTgtggagagacaggaggaggagaggaggaggtctgaCTAACCAGGCATCTGTCCGTTCATCTGGCCCTGCATGTGCGGAGCCGGGGGCCCTCCGCTGCCCATGCCCTCCGAGGGCATGTTGTGACTgtgtggaggctgggggggagCTCCGCTCTGGTTCATACCACCGGGGCCCATGGACATGTTCTGAGTGGGcggctagacacacacacacacacacacacacacacacacacacacacacacacacacacacacacacacacacacaaaccacacttAGCATCAGACAAATTTAGCCACACATATTGATAGACAAATGGGTCCAAAACAAAGCTATGATTGCTTCGAAACATTTAACGAATGCGCGATGAGTTTAACATTCCTTGAGGATAAATATAAGCTGATGACAGGGTCTCCTTGGGAAAAAATAACCTCACAAGGTagtagaagaaagaaaaaagcatgcgcaaaaagaaatatatacaaCCCACCAGGCGGTACCCATACAAAATGGGTCAGTCTATGGCTTAGCAGAGTTCAACCTTTGGGACTAAAATGACTTAAGAAACATTTCCAATGTGAATAGAATAGTTCCACCATATTCATCCAGCTAAGCTTGCTGAAATCActagagcaacacacacacacacacacacacacacacatggtctgTGTGATTTTTTTCGTTaccaaacatttaaaataaaaaacacctgATGCACACTACCCTCTCTGAAATCAAAATTGTGCTTATTGCTTCTTTACGCAGAGGCTCTTTGATCATTGA is a genomic window of Gadus morhua chromosome 8, gadMor3.0, whole genome shotgun sequence containing:
- the ss18 gene encoding protein SSXT isoform X4: MSVAFAPHRQRGKGDITPAGIQKLLDENNQLIQCIMDFQSKGKTAECSQYQQMLHRNLVYLATIADSNQNMQSLLPAPPTQNMSMGPGGMNQSGAPPQPPHSHNMPSEGMGSGGPPAPHMQGQMNGQMPGPNHMPMQGPGPGPNQPPNMPAGSMNMPPSSHGTMGGYNHAVPSSQGMPAQSQMNMTQGQPMGNYGPRPNMNMQPNQGPMMHQQPPSQQYNMPPGGAGQHYQGQQNPMGMMGQVTQGNHVMGQRPMPPYRPPQQGNAQYVQNQEAYQQGPPQQQGYPPQQQYPGQQGYPPQQQGYGPSQSAPGQYPNYPQGQGQQYGAYRPPQPGPPQGQQQRPYAYEQGQYGNYQQ
- the ss18 gene encoding protein SSXT isoform X6, translated to MSVAFAPHRQRGKGDITPAGIQKLLDENNQLIQCIMDFQSKGKTAECSQYQQMLHRNLVYLATIADSNQNMQSLLPAPPTQNMSMGPGGMNQSGAPPQPPHSHNMPSEGMGSGGPPAPHMQGQMNGQMPGPNHMPMQGPGPGPNQPPNMPAGSMNMPPSSHGTMGGYNHAVPSSQGMPAQSQMNMTQGQPMGNYGPRPNMNMQPNQGPMMHQQPPSQQYNMPPGGAGQHYQGQQNPMGMMGQVTQGNHVMGQRPMPPYRPPQQGNAQYVQNQEAYQQGPPQQQGYPPQQQYPGQQGYPPQQQGYGPSQSAPGQYPNYPQGQGQQYGAYRPPQPGPPQGQQQRPYAYEQGHMRK